A genome region from Clostridium pasteurianum includes the following:
- a CDS encoding GntR family transcriptional regulator, with protein MDIIISNSSNDPIYEQIEKQIKNLIFNGELSEGEPLPSIRSLAKELKISVITTKKAYEKLEEDGFIDTVPGKGSYVAGQNKEILRENRIKVIEEKLTEAVEASKMIDLSLDELKEILEVLYKDE; from the coding sequence GTGGATATAATTATTTCTAATTCTTCAAATGATCCAATATATGAACAGATCGAAAAACAGATAAAAAATCTTATTTTTAATGGCGAACTTTCAGAGGGAGAACCGCTTCCATCTATAAGAAGTTTAGCTAAGGAATTAAAGATAAGTGTAATTACTACTAAAAAGGCATATGAAAAACTTGAAGAAGATGGTTTTATAGATACTGTGCCTGGAAAAGGTTCATATGTTGCAGGACAAAATAAAGAAATTTTGAGAGAAAACAGAATAAAGGTAATTGAAGAAAAATTGACAGAGGCAGTTGAAGCAAGCAAGATGATAGATTTATCTCTTGATGAATTAAAAGAAATCTTAGAGGTTTTATATAAAGATGAATGA
- a CDS encoding ABC-2 transporter permease — translation MFSLVYKDLAIQKKSLAACFLFIILYNILAVFSKDYWGILIAVGLPSMIQYLFVSNTFLFDEKNKSYIILNSLPVGRKSMVISRYLSSYIFFIVEISFDFILSVLMKGPTTFKIEYIIIDVIIISIMNGICIPLYFKFGYAKLKYIIMIMLFSIWFGWSYVDEKIKYTKILDVFKGISYSGICTISVFCSILLVIISLIISIGIYSNKELV, via the coding sequence ATGTTTAGTTTGGTTTACAAAGATTTAGCAATTCAAAAGAAAAGTTTAGCTGCATGTTTTTTATTCATAATTCTCTATAATATTCTGGCAGTATTTTCAAAGGATTATTGGGGAATATTGATAGCTGTGGGGCTTCCTTCTATGATTCAGTACCTATTTGTGTCAAATACTTTTCTTTTTGATGAGAAAAATAAATCTTATATTATATTAAATAGTTTGCCAGTAGGAAGAAAAAGTATGGTTATTTCAAGATATTTATCCTCTTATATATTTTTTATAGTTGAAATAAGTTTTGATTTTATACTTTCAGTATTAATGAAGGGACCTACTACCTTTAAAATTGAATATATAATAATTGATGTCATTATCATTAGTATAATGAATGGAATATGTATACCTCTTTATTTTAAATTTGGATATGCTAAGTTAAAATATATTATTATGATAATGCTTTTTTCCATATGGTTTGGTTGGTCGTACGTTGATGAAAAAATTAAATATACTAAAATATTAGATGTCTTTAAGGGAATTTCTTATTCTGGCATATGTACTATTAGTGTATTTTGTTCAATTTTATTAGTAATAATATCTCTAATTATTTCAATTGGAATTTACAGTAATAAAGAGTTAGTGTAA
- a CDS encoding MATE family efflux transporter, whose translation MTLDNRALSNGSPSRLLFKFAVPAIFSLFVNEMYNMVDTVFAGRYIGENAIGAMTIAFPIQKLIIAIGLLIAAGASTYSARVIGEKNFKELKKIVINSFFLTIISIIIISCIIFVFKKNIIYSLGASSITYTMTDQYVSIILFGGIFLCLAAVLSYIMVSLGKTKILLYTNTIGVILNIIFNYVFVIQFHMGIRGSGISTVISQIVAFSFAAVEFFKMNKKQNFMFFKNINSNIISGSILKEITVVGFSTFIIEIADAVVSAVLNNVLYAGGGDSAIIMLGVITRVSMFMFITIIGISSGMQPIIGYNFGACRYDKMKEILKFSLKTVIIVSAVAWIGFILGANVIIGFFLKDAALVHNTASAFRVVISMLPLLGVYYVTIYYYQAIGEAKISFILSIYRELIILIPLSVILFNAIGMKGVFIAYPVTDTIVILTSMYFIKRAFKEEFQDGKLPERVGARA comes from the coding sequence ATGACTTTAGACAATAGGGCTTTATCAAATGGAAGTCCATCGAGATTGCTCTTTAAGTTTGCTGTTCCTGCGATATTCTCTCTTTTTGTAAATGAAATGTATAATATGGTAGATACAGTTTTTGCGGGTAGGTATATAGGAGAAAATGCTATAGGAGCTATGACAATAGCATTCCCAATTCAAAAGCTCATAATAGCTATTGGACTTTTAATAGCAGCTGGAGCTTCTACGTATTCAGCGAGAGTTATAGGAGAAAAGAACTTTAAAGAATTAAAGAAAATAGTTATCAATTCATTTTTTCTAACTATAATTTCTATTATCATAATCTCATGTATAATATTTGTTTTTAAGAAAAATATAATATATTCATTGGGAGCGAGTAGTATTACTTATACTATGACAGATCAGTACGTATCCATTATACTATTTGGTGGAATTTTCCTCTGTTTAGCAGCTGTTTTATCGTATATTATGGTTTCACTTGGTAAAACTAAAATTTTGCTTTACACAAATACTATTGGTGTAATATTAAATATAATTTTTAATTATGTTTTTGTAATACAATTTCATATGGGTATACGTGGAAGTGGTATATCTACGGTAATATCGCAGATCGTTGCATTTTCTTTTGCAGCAGTAGAATTCTTTAAGATGAATAAAAAACAGAATTTTATGTTTTTTAAGAATATTAATTCAAACATAATAAGCGGAAGTATTTTGAAAGAAATAACAGTGGTTGGTTTCTCTACTTTTATAATAGAAATTGCGGATGCAGTTGTATCGGCTGTGCTTAATAATGTGCTTTATGCTGGAGGCGGCGATTCTGCCATAATCATGCTTGGGGTTATAACGAGAGTATCCATGTTTATGTTTATAACAATAATAGGAATAAGTTCAGGCATGCAGCCTATAATAGGGTATAATTTTGGAGCTTGTAGATACGATAAGATGAAGGAAATTTTAAAGTTTTCACTTAAGACGGTAATAATAGTTTCAGCAGTTGCCTGGATAGGATTCATATTAGGCGCAAATGTTATAATTGGATTTTTCTTAAAAGATGCTGCACTTGTACACAATACAGCTTCAGCATTTAGAGTAGTTATATCAATGCTTCCACTGCTTGGAGTGTATTATGTTACAATATACTATTATCAAGCAATAGGAGAGGCAAAAATAAGTTTTATATTGTCTATTTATAGAGAACTTATTATACTAATTCCGCTGTCAGTAATTTTATTTAATGCTATAGGAATGAAAGGCGTATTTATAGCTTATCCTGTAACTGATACAATTGTTATTTTAACGTCTATGTATTTTATAAAAAGAGCATTCAAAGAGGAATTTCAGGATGGCAAATTACCAGAAAGAGTTGGTGCAAGAGCATAG
- a CDS encoding ABC transporter ATP-binding protein, which translates to MCLIKIENLVKKYDKNTAVNGISFEINKGEVFGLLGPNGAGKSTTISMLSGLLKPTDGKILIDGKDTSKYPMLAKKAIGLVPQDIALYPTLTAKENLYFWGRMYNLSGKLLKERVSEVLEIAGLEDRKNETIKSYSGGMKRRINIAAALLHHPQILIMDEPTVGIDPQSRNHILESVKRLNSEGMTIIYTSHYMEEIEYLCTRIGIVDHGKLIAMGSKEELKKSVIKQDKIEIELSQVSSSVLEKARKIPGIKSLDVNDTKMIINSSSSKNILSIVLELFSKMDVKILSIKIDEPNLESVFLNLTGRALRD; encoded by the coding sequence ATGTGCCTTATTAAAATAGAAAATCTAGTTAAAAAATACGATAAAAACACTGCCGTTAATGGAATAAGCTTTGAAATAAATAAAGGAGAAGTATTTGGACTCCTTGGACCAAATGGTGCTGGAAAATCAACAACCATATCTATGTTGTCTGGCCTTTTAAAACCAACCGATGGTAAGATCCTAATTGATGGTAAAGACACTTCTAAATATCCAATGCTCGCAAAAAAAGCTATAGGACTTGTTCCTCAGGACATCGCTCTTTATCCAACTCTTACTGCCAAAGAAAATCTTTATTTCTGGGGAAGAATGTATAACCTATCTGGTAAATTATTAAAAGAAAGAGTTTCAGAAGTTCTTGAAATAGCTGGCCTTGAAGATAGAAAAAATGAAACTATTAAAAGCTATTCTGGCGGTATGAAAAGAAGGATTAATATAGCTGCAGCTCTTCTGCATCATCCGCAAATACTAATAATGGATGAACCAACAGTTGGAATTGATCCCCAATCTAGAAACCATATACTTGAAAGCGTTAAAAGACTTAATTCAGAGGGAATGACAATAATATATACAAGTCACTACATGGAAGAAATTGAATATCTCTGCACAAGAATAGGAATAGTAGATCATGGAAAGCTCATTGCAATGGGCAGCAAAGAAGAACTAAAAAAATCAGTTATTAAGCAGGACAAAATAGAAATTGAACTGTCACAGGTGAGTTCTTCAGTTTTAGAAAAGGCGAGAAAAATTCCTGGTATAAAAAGTTTAGATGTAAATGACACTAAAATGATAATAAATTCATCTAGCAGTAAAAACATTTTGTCAATTGTGCTTGAACTCTTTTCAAAAATGGATGTCAAAATACTTTCCATTAAAATAGATGAACCTAATCTTGAAAGCGTGTTCTTAAATCTTACCGGAAGAGCATTAAGAGACTAA
- a CDS encoding ABC transporter permease: protein MRKFIYIGLLKLKLLTKDKISLASIILTPIIFVTILAIGFGNYSSNKDIKYPVGIVNRDTGKYSKLLINMMKNDRYFDVTEGSYSKSREDVENGKLSMSFIIPKDFSSSIKSGKTTDIDVIKLQDNENTSSFGIIVKNYVQQLSTGINAEKASSSLLTSMKLINESKKTEIENSIEKDYLKNIKIPKNTYSINTLQKNESHAKDQLSTTAIGIIIMFITFFVSLGAGSILEEKDFGTWARTESTPTRNSTIMLGYIFGNFIIGWLQVGILILFSKYVFNLNWGNSPLGIVILFSSFLLAAIGLGTALSAFVKSKKQLSTLMPIIVIPTSLIAGCMWPRDIMSDTMLKVSNFVPQTWIIKGTTDLITRSSSISAVYTPSLILLIFAAVFFILGLGTLKVAK, encoded by the coding sequence ATGAGAAAATTTATTTATATAGGATTATTAAAGCTAAAGCTACTTACCAAAGATAAGATATCGCTTGCATCAATAATCTTAACACCAATAATTTTTGTTACAATTTTGGCTATAGGTTTTGGAAATTACAGCAGCAATAAAGACATAAAGTATCCTGTAGGAATCGTAAATAGAGATACTGGTAAATATTCAAAGCTGCTTATAAATATGATGAAAAATGATAGATACTTTGATGTAACGGAAGGCAGCTATTCAAAATCACGTGAAGACGTTGAAAATGGGAAACTATCAATGAGCTTTATAATTCCAAAGGACTTCTCATCATCTATAAAAAGTGGTAAAACTACAGATATTGATGTAATAAAACTTCAAGATAATGAAAACACCTCATCCTTTGGTATAATAGTTAAAAACTATGTTCAGCAGCTTTCCACTGGAATAAATGCTGAAAAAGCTTCATCTAGCTTATTAACATCGATGAAACTAATTAATGAATCTAAAAAAACTGAAATTGAAAATAGCATTGAAAAGGACTATTTAAAAAATATAAAAATACCCAAAAATACTTACAGTATAAATACGCTTCAAAAAAATGAATCTCATGCAAAAGACCAACTGTCCACCACTGCAATAGGAATAATAATAATGTTCATTACATTCTTTGTAAGCCTTGGTGCAGGATCAATACTTGAAGAAAAAGATTTCGGAACCTGGGCACGAACTGAATCCACTCCTACAAGAAATAGTACTATTATGCTTGGATATATCTTTGGCAATTTTATAATTGGATGGCTTCAAGTTGGCATACTAATTTTATTTAGTAAATATGTATTTAACTTAAATTGGGGAAATTCGCCTCTTGGTATAGTTATCTTGTTTTCATCATTTTTACTTGCAGCAATTGGGCTTGGAACTGCACTTTCAGCTTTCGTAAAATCAAAGAAACAGCTTTCAACTCTTATGCCTATAATTGTAATCCCAACTAGTTTAATTGCTGGCTGCATGTGGCCAAGGGATATAATGTCTGACACTATGCTGAAGGTTTCAAATTTTGTTCCACAAACATGGATTATTAAGGGAACTACAGATTTAATCACAAGAAGCTCAAGCATAAGTGCAGTTTACACACCATCACTTATTCTTTTAATTTTTGCAGCTGTATTTTTCATATTAGGGCTTGGTACCCTGAAGGTCGCCAAGTAA
- a CDS encoding ABC transporter permease produces the protein MKILYISFKDLFITLKDKKSMTLIVLMPIVLIFVLGLGLSNEFKSTNVTINKFDVAVADNDNGTYSKELKNILKSKEVSKMINYKKMDEASAKDKIKNGQLPVLIVIPKEYSKNITSGKKTSIKIYSDPGDTVDSKIVESFVKSYTADVSSVEAAVKASNGQLKNYKLDGHMIINKLITQTKNNSPTLTESSLKAKNKLSAMQYYSAAMLAMYILFVASLGTTSMLEEREDGTLKKLFTTTASKLQIFCGKVLGVFFLGIFDVIILISFTKIAFNVDWGNSLSGLIILSLAMIFASCGFSIFLSLIFKTAKSVSLTSSVIIMVMSFIGGSMYPLSQMPEIMQTASKFVLNNWALRGYLSLMMGSSISSIITPSIVLVVIGSLLLLCGTFKFKFD, from the coding sequence ATGAAAATCTTATATATAAGTTTTAAAGATCTATTCATCACTTTAAAAGATAAAAAATCTATGACACTTATTGTACTAATGCCCATTGTTTTAATATTTGTTCTTGGTCTTGGACTTAGCAATGAATTTAAAAGCACAAATGTAACAATTAATAAATTTGATGTTGCTGTGGCTGATAATGACAACGGGACATATTCAAAAGAATTAAAAAACATTTTAAAATCAAAAGAAGTTAGTAAAATGATAAACTATAAGAAAATGGACGAAGCTTCTGCAAAAGATAAAATTAAAAATGGACAATTGCCTGTACTTATAGTTATTCCTAAAGAATACTCTAAAAATATTACATCTGGCAAAAAAACCAGCATAAAAATTTACTCTGACCCTGGAGACACTGTTGATTCTAAAATCGTAGAAAGCTTTGTAAAAAGTTATACAGCTGACGTTTCTTCTGTTGAAGCAGCCGTTAAAGCCTCAAATGGACAGCTTAAAAATTATAAATTAGATGGTCACATGATAATAAATAAACTTATAACTCAGACTAAAAATAACAGTCCCACCCTCACCGAAAGTTCTTTAAAAGCCAAGAATAAACTTTCTGCTATGCAGTATTATTCTGCTGCAATGCTCGCAATGTACATTCTATTTGTAGCAAGTCTCGGCACAACCTCAATGCTTGAAGAAAGAGAAGATGGCACTTTGAAAAAATTATTTACCACTACTGCATCAAAGCTTCAAATATTCTGTGGCAAAGTTCTCGGCGTATTTTTTCTAGGAATTTTTGATGTTATTATACTTATCTCTTTCACTAAAATAGCCTTTAACGTTGACTGGGGGAATTCACTATCTGGACTTATAATACTATCGCTTGCAATGATATTTGCATCCTGTGGATTCTCAATATTCTTATCTTTAATATTTAAAACTGCAAAGTCTGTTTCTCTAACCAGTTCCGTTATAATTATGGTTATGTCTTTTATAGGCGGAAGTATGTATCCCCTATCACAAATGCCTGAGATTATGCAAACTGCATCAAAATTTGTATTAAATAACTGGGCCCTTAGAGGTTATCTGAGTTTAATGATGGGAAGCAGCATTAGTTCCATTATTACCCCATCTATAGTTTTAGTAGTTATCGGAAGTTTACTTTTACTTTGCGGTACATTTAAATTTAAATTTGATTAA
- a CDS encoding sensor histidine kinase, translating to MEKFLDFKNFTYILISRYLTYILTYIGSIVMIGNNLKSIVIFTLLFSIVLITSSLRVSKTCRLMNKAYLNRSYLFIPSIITELVTITFANYYFCHLTFVLIFISVVDIFLFLSLKKAILVSILPYFTLSLVTCFGDKNLSFQATFSDILAYLLALTFFACASYLLKTTILMKDKMQLLYSELKESKEDLETANKKLKDYSKKVEEVSVLNERNRLAGEIHDTIGHSLTALIMEVDICNKLIDKDINKTKVELKKAQELARYSLSEVRKSVRSIKSTDKLTGINAIKSLISDYEKSTGIAVHFNISRRQYKLSPAIEVTIFRAVQEALTNCAKYGHASNAYIDISFKETGVDFCISNDGLSCNNINKGIGLTTMQERVEVLGGNLNVSGENNFIINGFIPVEVENE from the coding sequence ATGGAAAAGTTCTTAGATTTTAAAAATTTTACATACATATTAATATCAAGATATTTAACTTACATATTAACATATATAGGCTCTATCGTTATGATTGGAAATAACCTCAAATCTATTGTTATTTTCACACTACTTTTTTCAATTGTACTTATAACCTCATCCCTAAGGGTATCGAAGACTTGTAGGCTTATGAATAAAGCTTACCTAAATAGATCTTACCTGTTTATACCCTCTATCATAACTGAACTTGTAACAATTACATTTGCGAATTACTATTTTTGTCACCTCACATTTGTGCTTATATTTATATCAGTAGTTGATATATTTCTATTTTTAAGTTTAAAAAAAGCTATTTTAGTTTCAATACTACCATACTTTACTTTAAGCTTAGTCACATGTTTCGGAGATAAAAATTTATCCTTTCAGGCTACTTTTTCAGATATTTTAGCTTACTTACTTGCGCTAACTTTCTTTGCTTGTGCGTCATACCTTTTAAAAACAACAATTTTAATGAAAGATAAGATGCAACTTTTATATTCTGAACTAAAAGAATCAAAAGAAGACCTTGAAACTGCAAATAAAAAACTTAAAGATTATTCAAAAAAGGTAGAAGAAGTTTCAGTTCTAAACGAGCGAAATAGACTCGCCGGAGAAATACACGATACAATAGGACACAGCCTTACAGCTCTAATTATGGAAGTAGACATATGCAATAAACTTATAGATAAAGACATTAATAAAACAAAGGTGGAATTAAAAAAGGCACAAGAGCTTGCCCGCTATTCACTTAGTGAAGTTAGAAAATCTGTTAGATCAATAAAATCAACTGATAAGCTTACTGGAATTAATGCAATTAAAAGTTTAATAAGTGACTACGAAAAAAGTACTGGCATTGCAGTCCATTTTAACATTTCAAGAAGACAATACAAGTTATCACCTGCAATTGAAGTTACAATTTTTAGGGCTGTGCAGGAAGCTCTAACAAACTGTGCTAAGTATGGACATGCAAGTAACGCCTATATTGACATATCATTTAAAGAAACTGGAGTAGACTTTTGTATTTCAAATGATGGACTAAGTTGCAATAATATAAATAAAGGAATTGGCCTAACTACAATGCAAGAAAGAGTAGAAGTTCTTGGAGGAAATCTAAATGTATCTGGCGAAAATAACTTTATTATAAATGGGTTCATTCCAGTGGAGGTAGAAAATGAATAA
- a CDS encoding response regulator has translation MNKIKVLIADDQSIIRDGLKLILDMEDDIEVIGLAANGDEALSLTEKLKPDVILMDIRMPRCDGVMGTKKISGAYPDVKIIILTTFLEDDYIFEALKYGAKGYLLKDVESDKLADSIRTIVNGGVLIDPAVAAKIVTGLGNGSQSKKVESKITEELTGRETEIAKLIANGNTNKEIAKVLFISEGTVKNHVTNILSKLYLRDRTQIALYVKNHDLI, from the coding sequence ATGAATAAAATAAAAGTATTAATTGCTGATGATCAATCTATAATAAGAGATGGGCTAAAACTTATACTAGACATGGAAGATGACATAGAAGTCATTGGACTTGCAGCAAATGGTGATGAGGCCCTTAGCCTAACAGAAAAGCTGAAACCTGACGTTATTCTCATGGATATAAGAATGCCAAGGTGCGACGGAGTAATGGGAACGAAGAAAATAAGTGGGGCTTACCCTGATGTTAAGATAATAATACTGACAACCTTTCTTGAAGATGACTACATATTTGAAGCATTAAAATATGGTGCAAAAGGTTATCTGCTAAAAGATGTAGAATCTGATAAACTTGCTGATTCAATAAGAACAATTGTAAATGGAGGCGTCCTTATTGATCCTGCAGTGGCTGCTAAAATTGTAACTGGACTTGGAAACGGCAGCCAATCCAAAAAAGTTGAGTCTAAAATTACTGAGGAACTTACAGGAAGAGAAACTGAAATTGCGAAACTCATTGCAAATGGTAACACAAACAAAGAAATAGCAAAAGTTTTGTTCATTTCCGAGGGAACCGTAAAAAATCACGTAACAAATATACTTAGCAAACTTTACTTAAGAGATAGAACTCAAATAGCACTTTATGTAAAAAACCATGACCTAATATGA
- a CDS encoding ABC transporter ATP-binding protein, whose product MEHILEVNGLNKSYNDFSLKDVSFDLERGYIMGFIGPNGAGKSTTIRLIMNLIRRNSGNIKVFGLDNIQNEKEIKQKIGFVYDENYFYEDLTLVEMKNIIAPFYKYWDEKVFKKYFADFDLPKKKKIKELSKGMKMKYSLALALSHGAELIIMDEPTSGLDPVFRSEMLEILCSVLQDERKSIFFSTHITSDLEKVADYITFINKGEIIFSEPKDDILENYAIVKGKKEFLNMDTKKEFVSINENAFGFEALTNNIGSVKRLFKDNVLIEKASLDDIMVYTVRGEKNV is encoded by the coding sequence ATGGAGCATATTTTAGAGGTTAACGGGTTAAATAAAAGCTATAATGATTTTTCGCTTAAAGATGTAAGTTTTGATTTAGAGAGAGGTTACATAATGGGATTTATAGGACCAAATGGTGCTGGTAAAAGTACGACTATAAGGCTCATAATGAATCTTATTAGAAGGAATTCAGGTAATATAAAAGTTTTTGGACTTGATAATATACAAAATGAGAAAGAGATAAAACAGAAAATCGGATTTGTTTATGACGAAAATTATTTCTATGAGGATTTAACCTTAGTGGAGATGAAGAATATAATAGCGCCATTCTATAAATACTGGGATGAAAAAGTTTTTAAAAAATATTTTGCAGACTTTGATTTACCTAAAAAGAAAAAGATAAAGGAATTATCAAAGGGAATGAAAATGAAGTATTCTCTTGCACTTGCTTTATCACATGGTGCTGAGCTTATTATAATGGATGAGCCTACTTCTGGATTAGATCCTGTTTTTAGAAGTGAAATGCTTGAAATTTTATGCTCTGTTTTGCAGGATGAACGTAAATCTATATTTTTTTCTACACATATTACTTCTGACCTAGAGAAGGTTGCGGATTATATAACTTTCATAAATAAAGGTGAAATAATATTTTCAGAGCCCAAAGATGATATTTTAGAGAATTATGCCATTGTAAAAGGTAAAAAGGAATTTTTGAATATGGACACTAAAAAGGAGTTCGTTTCAATAAATGAAAATGCTTTTGGTTTCGAGGCTTTAACAAATAATATAGGAAGTGTTAAAAGGCTATTTAAAGATAATGTTTTGATTGAAAAGGCTAGTTTGGATGATATCATGGTATATACAGTAAGAGGTGAGAAAAATGTTTAG